A region of Jannaschia sp. W003 DNA encodes the following proteins:
- a CDS encoding NAD(P)/FAD-dependent oxidoreductase: MNAQSDTRARDVVVVGAGPGGLATAMLLRASGARVTLLEKADRVGGRTASFEQDGFTFDYGPTFYLYPEVLREIFAACGRDLDREVDLKRLDPMYRLQFDDGNTFDATPDIDRLTAEAARISPADAPNVRAYLAENAAKFEAFRPILQRPFASARDLVGVDMLRALPLFRPWLTVDGDLKRWFRHPDLRLAFSFQSKYLGMSPFKCPSLFTIVAHVEYGFGVYHPVGGCNAIPKAMARIAREMGVDIRLSEGAEEIVTEGRRATAVRTRTGTIPADAVVVNGDFASTIPRLIPNARRKRWSDKTIAKKKYSCSTFMLYLGIEGRFDDMHHHTIYLSEDYTKNIREIEQGLAPREPTIYVQNASVTDPTLAPEGHSTLYVLVPTGNLEGGEDWEALAPVYREKILDRLSKLSGHDIRPRIRTERMISPADWESQMGIYRGATFNLAHNLGQMLHRRPHNRYEDVDGVYLTGGGTHPGSGLPTIFESARIAARLAAEDMGMPAPGMGMKEAAE, from the coding sequence ATGAACGCCCAATCCGATACGCGCGCCCGCGACGTCGTCGTCGTCGGCGCCGGCCCCGGTGGCCTCGCCACCGCGATGCTGCTGCGCGCCTCCGGCGCCCGCGTGACCCTGCTGGAGAAGGCCGACCGCGTGGGCGGGCGCACCGCCAGCTTCGAGCAGGACGGGTTCACCTTCGACTACGGCCCGACCTTCTACCTCTACCCCGAGGTATTGCGCGAGATCTTCGCCGCCTGCGGGCGCGACCTCGACCGGGAGGTGGACCTCAAGCGCCTCGACCCGATGTACCGCCTCCAGTTCGACGACGGGAACACCTTCGACGCCACCCCCGACATCGACCGGCTCACGGCCGAGGCCGCGCGCATCTCGCCCGCGGACGCGCCCAACGTGAGGGCCTACCTCGCGGAGAACGCCGCCAAGTTCGAGGCCTTCCGCCCGATCCTCCAGCGCCCCTTCGCGAGTGCGCGCGACCTCGTGGGCGTCGACATGCTGCGCGCGCTGCCCCTGTTCCGGCCGTGGCTGACCGTGGACGGTGACCTCAAGCGCTGGTTCCGGCACCCGGACCTGCGCCTCGCCTTCTCGTTCCAGTCGAAGTACCTCGGCATGTCGCCGTTCAAGTGCCCCTCGCTGTTCACGATCGTGGCGCACGTGGAGTACGGCTTCGGGGTCTATCACCCCGTGGGCGGGTGCAACGCGATCCCCAAGGCCATGGCGCGCATCGCCCGCGAGATGGGCGTCGACATCCGCCTGTCGGAAGGCGCCGAGGAGATCGTCACCGAAGGCCGCCGCGCCACGGCGGTGCGCACCCGCACGGGCACGATCCCCGCCGATGCGGTGGTGGTGAACGGCGACTTCGCCTCGACCATTCCGCGCCTGATCCCGAACGCCCGCCGCAAGCGGTGGAGCGACAAGACGATCGCGAAGAAGAAGTACTCCTGCTCGACGTTCATGCTCTACCTCGGCATCGAGGGGCGCTTCGACGACATGCACCACCACACGATCTACCTGTCCGAGGACTACACCAAGAACATCCGCGAGATCGAGCAGGGCCTCGCCCCGCGCGAGCCCACGATCTACGTGCAGAACGCCTCCGTCACCGACCCGACGCTGGCGCCCGAGGGGCACTCCACGCTCTACGTGCTGGTGCCCACCGGCAACCTCGAGGGCGGCGAGGACTGGGAGGCGCTGGCCCCTGTCTACCGCGAGAAGATCCTCGATCGGCTATCCAAGCTCTCGGGCCACGACATCCGGCCCCGCATCCGCACCGAGCGCATGATCTCGCCCGCGGACTGGGAATCGCAGATGGGCATCTACCGGGGCGCCACGTTCAACCTCGCGCACAACCTCGGCCAGATGCTTCACCGCCGCCCCCACAACCGCTACGAGGACGTCGACGGCGTGTACCTGACGGGCGGCGGCACGCATCCCGGCTCGGGCCTGCCGACGATCTTCGAGAGCGCGCGCATCGCCGCCCGCCTCGCGGCCGAGGACATGGGAATGCCCGCGCCGGGCATGGGGATGAAGGAGGCGGCGGAATGA